CGTTCGAGGGCGGCGGCGAAATCGCGTACAACTTCCTCGACAGCACCACCGGCTATCTGAGCAACGGCGCGCGCGTCGCATTGCCGAACGAATCGGTCTATGTCAGCGAATTGCGCGGCGAAGGCTTCGTACAGGCGACATGGAAGGCAGGCGATTCGCTGACGCTCGAAGCCGGCGTGCGCGCCGAGGTCTCGCGGATCGCCCAGAACGGTGACACCGACCAGAGCAAGAGCTTCTTCTACCCCAAGCCGCGGCTGCAACTCACCTGGGTGCCCGGCGAAGGCCACCAGGTCCGGCTGCGTTACGAACATGTCCTCGGGCAGCTCGATTTCGATGATTTCGTCGCGTCGAGCGAAATCGAACTGGGGACCGTGGCGGGTGGAAACGCCGATCTGAAGCCGCAGCAAACGACGGTTTACGAAGCGAGCTATGAATATCGTTTCTGGGGCAAGGGCGTGGTTTCCGCACTGTATCAGCACTACGAATATGAGGATATCGTCGATTTCATCCCCTTGACCGACGGCTATGACGCGGTCGGCAATATCGGATCGGGGTCGGGCGATTTCCTCGAAACCAGCGCGACGCTTCCGTTCGACAGGCTGGGGCTGAAGGGCGTCCAGCTCTATCTGCGCGCCGCGTGGTACTGGACGCGAGCGACCGACCCGCTGACGGGGGAGAGCCGCCGGATTTCGGGCACCAGCGCGTTCGGTTGCGCGGTCAATCTGAACCACGATATCGATGACGGGCGCTGGTCGTGGGGCGTTCAGCACGGATGCGATGTCGACAAGTCGACCACCTATCGGGTGCGCGAGTTTCGCGACTATCGGCTGCCGCCGCTGGTTACGGTCTATGTCCAGTGGAAGCCGACGTCCGACTGGACGATCCGGCTGGAGGGCGGGAACGTGACCGATGTGACCGAAACCTATGTCCGCGACATTTATTCGGGGCCGCGCAATAACGCGCCCCTGCTCTATCGCGAGCGGCGCGAGACGCAGTTCGATCCGTGGCTGTACTTGAAGATCCGCAAGCGATTGTAGGACAGCTGCCCCGTTTGCGCTGAGCTTGTCGAAGCCTGTCCTGAGCGACTGCCGCAGGCAGGCAGTCGAAGGGCGCCGTTCTTCTTCCGACACAACGGTGGAAAAGAAAGAGCAGGGCTTCGACAAACGCAGCCCGAACGGGGATATGCGTCCGGCGCTATCATTCCACCGACACCGCGAAGGGTTCGTTGGCGTCGAGATAATCGTCGCGGTTGATCTCGCGGCCGATCGGCGGCGCGGCGCGGGCGAGGCAATGGGCGCGCTGGCACAGGCGGCAGCCGACGCCGATCGGCGTGGCGCGATCGGGCGAGAGCGACGGATCGGCGCGGGTATAGACCAGCTTGTCGGCATGTTCCTGTGCGCAGGCGAGCGCCACGGCGCGTTCGACCTTCGGCGCGCCGAAACTGCCGCCGCCGGCATCGACGGTGCGCGCGATCGAGAAGAAGCGCTGGCCGTCGGGCAGTTCCACCCATTGGGTGACGATCCGGCGCGGGCTGGCGAAGACGCGGTGAAGCGACCAGAGCGGACAGCCGCCGCCGTGCCGCGCGAAGGGAAAGCCCGCGCCATCCAGGCGCTTGAGCACATTGCCCGCCGGATCGACCTTGATGAAGAAGAAGGGCACGCGCTCCTGCCCCGGCCGGTGGAGCGTGGTCAGGCGATGCGCGGTCTGTTCGTAGCTCGCGCCGAAATGGCGGGCGAGCGCTTCGATGTCATAGCCGCGCGTTTCGGCCTCGCGGGCGAAATCGGCATAGGGCATCATCCATGCGCCGGCGGCATAGCGGGCGAGCGCCTTGCGCAGCAGGCGGCGGCCATTGTCGGTATCGAAACTCGCTTCGGCGATCAGCGCCTCGATCGCGTCGCGCAGTTCGAGATAGACGAGCTGGAGCCCGAGCTGAAACGTCGCGCTCGACCGGTCGAGCGTGTCGGAGAGCCAGATTTCCTCGCGATGGCGATCATAGCGGCGGACGAGGCCCATCATCAGATCGGGGCCGAAGCGGCGCACGCGCAGCCGGTGCTTTTCCTTGAGATAGGCCACGGCGCCGTCATAGCCGGGGGCAAGCTCGGCGAGCCGCCCGGCTGCGTCGTCGAGCGCGGGAAAGCAATTGCGTCGCGCGGTGAGGAAACGGCGTGCCTCACCCACCGGATCGGGCGCGTCGCTTTCGCCGCTGCCTTCGGCCTGGCGGTCGGCAAAGGCGAGCTGCTCCTCGCGATAGGTCGTGTAGAGCCGCAGCAGCGCCTCGGAAATGCCGGGAAAGCTGGTCGCGCAATCGCTGACTTCGAGCGGCGGTAAATCGATATCGGCGAAGATCGGGTCCTTCAGCAGCCCCTGCAGCCGCGATGCGGTTTCGGCGCCGCCATCGTCGGCGAAGGTGCCGATATCGACCTTGTAGGTCCTCGCCAGCCGCAACAGCATGTCGGCGGTGAAGGGCCGCTGATTGCGTTCGAGCAGCGCGACATAGCTGGGCGAGATCTCCAGATCGGTCGCCATCTGCCCCTGCGTCAGCCCCAGCTCGCGGCGGAACCGCTTGAGCCGCGGGCCCATATAGATCGACTTGCTATTGGCCATTTCTCAAGCCCTTGTGAGTGCTGCACAACTTTACAAGCAAATTCTGTAAAGTTTGACAAGATGACCGCGAAACCCCTCCCGGCGGCGCAACCATCGGCCTAGCTCGGCGTCTCACCCTTCACGCGTTTCAACATGAGGCCAGTCATGAGCTACCGCACGATCACCGCCGAAGCCGACAAGACGATCGGCACCCACGCCAACTGGGGCGGCATCGAAGCCGAGGCGGTCGCGCGGATGCGGCTGCAGAACCGGTTTCAGACCGGGCTCGACATTGCCCGCTACACCGCGAAGATCATGCGGCAGGACATGGCGGCCTATGACGCCGATCCGGCCAACTACACCCAGTCGCTCGGCTGCTGGCATGGCTTTATCGGCCAGCAGAAGATGATTTCGATCAAGAAGCATTTCGGATCGACCAAGGGCCGCTACCTCTATCTCTCCGGCTGGATGGTCGCCGCGCTGCGCAGCGAATTCGGGCCGCTGCCCGACCAGTCGATGCACGAAAAGACCAGCGTCCCTGCACTGATCGAGGAGCTCTACACCTTCCTGCGTCAGGCCGATGCGCGCGAGCTGGGGATGCTGTTCCGCAGCCTCGACACCGCGCGCAGCAATGGCGACGAGATGGAGGTCAAGCGGCTCGAATCGGCGATCGACAATTACGAGACGCATGTCGTGCCGATCATCGCCGATATCGATGCCGGTTTCGGCAATGCTGAGGCGACCTATCTGCTCGCCAAGAAGATGATCGAGGCCGGCGCCTGCGCGCTGCAGATCGAGAACCAGGTGTCCGACGAGAAGCAGTGCGGCCATCAGGACGGCAAGGTGACGGTGCCGCACGAGGACTTTCTCGCGAAGATCCGCGCCTGCCGCTATGCCTTCATGGAACTGGGCATCGAGGACGGAGTCATCGTCGCCCGCACTGACTCGCTCGGCGCGGGGCTGACCAAGCAGATCGCGTTCAGCAGCGAGCCGGGCGATCTGGGCGACCAGTATAACGCCTTCCTCGATTGCGAGGAAGTCAGCCTCACCGATCTCAAGTCGAGCGATGTCGTAATCGCCCGCGACGGCAAGCTGATGAAGCCCAAGCGGCTGCCCTCGAACCTGTTCCAGTTCCGCAAGGGCTCTGGCGAGGATCGGGTGGTGCTCGATTGCATCACGTCGCTTCAGAACGGCGCCGACCTGCTGTGGATCGAGACCGAGAAGCCGCATGTCCAGCAGATCGCCGGGATGGTGAACCGTATCCGCGACGCCGTGCCCGACGCAAAGCTGGTCTACAACAACTCGCCCTCGTTCAACTGGACGCTCAATTTCCGCCAGCAGGTGTTCGATGCCTGGACCGAGGAAGGCAAGGATGTTTCAGCCTATGACCGCGACCGGCTGATGAGCGTCGATTATGACGGCTCGGAGTTGGCGGTCGAAGCGGACAAGCGCATCCAGAGCTTCCAGCGCGACGCCGCGGCGCAGGCGGGGATTTTCCATCACCTGATCACGCTGCCGACCTATCACACCGCCGCGCTGTCGACCGACAATCTGGCGAAGGAATATTTCGGTGCCGAAGGCATGCTCGGCTATGTCCGCAACGTCCAGCGCAAGGAAATCCGCGAGGGCATTGCCTGCGTGAAGCACCAGAATATGGCCGGCTCCGACATCGGCGATGATCACAAGGAATATTTTGCGAAGGAAGCCGCGCTCAAGGCGGGTGGCGAACACAATACGATGAACCAGTTCGCCGCCGCCTGAACCGAAATCGGGGGGAGAGGATACCACCCATGACCGACGAAGAGGATCGACCGATGAACCAGATGACTCAAATGCGCCCGCGCGCCGCTTTTTCGACCGAGGATTTCAGCCTCATCCGCACTGCGGTCCTGCATTACCTCAAGGAAGTGCAGGACAAGCCGGAATCGGTGAAGTACGCCGCGCTCTATCACCGGCTGGGCCGGATCGAGGGCTGACCAAGAGCTAGCCGGCGCCGTTGCGAGAGCGGCGTCGGCTGACCTGCTTTCGGTTTCCCGCACCCCCCGGTTGGCGCTGAGCTTGTCGAAGCGCCGTTCTGCCTTTTCGCCACGTTGGAAAAGCAGAACAGCCCTTCGACAGGCTCAGGGCAAACGGCGGTTGGAGCGTGCCGAGAGCGCATTTCATCTAGCACGCGTCTCCCTGTTCGCGTTTCAGGGGCCACTCTCCAACGGGCACCGGCGCTTGTTGCTGGTTGGACGCTGAAACCAGTTCAGCATGACGATCATTCTGAAATCGCATGCCAAGACCCCTCCCAAGGAATTCCCATGACCACGCTTACCCGCGCAGACCTGACCATCGACGCCGGCCTTGCCGCGTTCATCGAGGACGAAGTGCTGCCGGGCACCGGCGTATCGGCGGACGCGCTGTGGAGCGGGCTGGCGAAACTCCTTGCCGACTTCACGCCGCGCAATCGCGAGCTGCTGGCGATCCGCGATTCGATGCAGGGCCAGATCGACGACTGGTATCGCGCGCGGGCGGGCAAGCCCTTCGATGCCGCCGCGCATGAGGCGCATCTGCGGGAGATCGGCTATCTGGTCGAGGAGCCCGCGCCCTTTACGGTCGATCCCGCGAATATCGACCCCGAAGTCGCGACCATCGCCGGGCCGCAGCTCGTCGTGCCGATCCTCAATGCACGCTTCCTGCTCAATGCCGCCAATGCGCGCTGGGGCAGCCTCTATGACGCGCTCTACGGCACCGATGCGATTCCGGGCGAGGCCAAGCCGGGCGGATATGATCCCGAGCGCGGCGCGCAGGTGATCGCGCGTGCCAAGGCATTTCTCGACGAAGCGGTGCCGCTCACCGGCATGAAATGGGCCGACCTCACCGATCCGAGCGACAGCGGCATTCCGCTCGCCGATCCGGCGCAATATGTCGGCAAGAGCGAGAAGGGCGCGCTGTTCCGCCACAACGGCCTGCACATCGAAGTCGTTTTCGATCCCGAGCACCCGGTGGGCAGGACCGATCCGGCGAAGATCGCCGACGTCATCCTCGAATCGGCGCTCACCACGATCTGCGACCTCGAGGATTCGGTCGCGGCGGTCGATGCGGCGGACAAGACGGCCGCCTATCGCAACTGGCTGGGCCTGATGAAAGGCGACCTCGAA
This genomic interval from Sphingosinithalassobacter tenebrarum contains the following:
- a CDS encoding TonB-dependent receptor plug domain-containing protein, with translation MGEYRRIAWLASAVLVVGAAPAYGQDSLPAPVDNALVQEEPSAEDHGVLVYDQAFFAGYSPATAYDMIDRIPGFSLDVGSSSTRGLAGAAGNVLIDGDVPASKSDRIDEILARMPASNVERIELVRGGAPGIDMHGYAVVANVVRKRAATSQWVTDLNSYIYPDGGVGPQARLTYTRSEGERQTQFSIYGTRDRTGTTSHGSRVRTDVAGNLIQSADLDTRDRIYGINLRGTIVRPTGGGGKLRLNALVGLDTSDIRQDFTVVAGSGANEHNEASDRDWSGELGATWSRPIGGDFEIELTGLQRLGRYLYDQQSASGGRVADFSLRSTSGESVGRAILRYKPEEEWAFEGGGEIAYNFLDSTTGYLSNGARVALPNESVYVSELRGEGFVQATWKAGDSLTLEAGVRAEVSRIAQNGDTDQSKSFFYPKPRLQLTWVPGEGHQVRLRYEHVLGQLDFDDFVASSEIELGTVAGGNADLKPQQTTVYEASYEYRFWGKGVVSALYQHYEYEDIVDFIPLTDGYDAVGNIGSGSGDFLETSATLPFDRLGLKGVQLYLRAAWYWTRATDPLTGESRRISGTSAFGCAVNLNHDIDDGRWSWGVQHGCDVDKSTTYRVREFRDYRLPPLVTVYVQWKPTSDWTIRLEGGNVTDVTETYVRDIYSGPRNNAPLLYRERRETQFDPWLYLKIRKRL
- a CDS encoding isocitrate lyase translates to MSYRTITAEADKTIGTHANWGGIEAEAVARMRLQNRFQTGLDIARYTAKIMRQDMAAYDADPANYTQSLGCWHGFIGQQKMISIKKHFGSTKGRYLYLSGWMVAALRSEFGPLPDQSMHEKTSVPALIEELYTFLRQADARELGMLFRSLDTARSNGDEMEVKRLESAIDNYETHVVPIIADIDAGFGNAEATYLLAKKMIEAGACALQIENQVSDEKQCGHQDGKVTVPHEDFLAKIRACRYAFMELGIEDGVIVARTDSLGAGLTKQIAFSSEPGDLGDQYNAFLDCEEVSLTDLKSSDVVIARDGKLMKPKRLPSNLFQFRKGSGEDRVVLDCITSLQNGADLLWIETEKPHVQQIAGMVNRIRDAVPDAKLVYNNSPSFNWTLNFRQQVFDAWTEEGKDVSAYDRDRLMSVDYDGSELAVEADKRIQSFQRDAAAQAGIFHHLITLPTYHTAALSTDNLAKEYFGAEGMLGYVRNVQRKEIREGIACVKHQNMAGSDIGDDHKEYFAKEAALKAGGEHNTMNQFAAA
- a CDS encoding helix-turn-helix domain-containing protein → MANSKSIYMGPRLKRFRRELGLTQGQMATDLEISPSYVALLERNQRPFTADMLLRLARTYKVDIGTFADDGGAETASRLQGLLKDPIFADIDLPPLEVSDCATSFPGISEALLRLYTTYREEQLAFADRQAEGSGESDAPDPVGEARRFLTARRNCFPALDDAAGRLAELAPGYDGAVAYLKEKHRLRVRRFGPDLMMGLVRRYDRHREEIWLSDTLDRSSATFQLGLQLVYLELRDAIEALIAEASFDTDNGRRLLRKALARYAAGAWMMPYADFAREAETRGYDIEALARHFGASYEQTAHRLTTLHRPGQERVPFFFIKVDPAGNVLKRLDGAGFPFARHGGGCPLWSLHRVFASPRRIVTQWVELPDGQRFFSIARTVDAGGGSFGAPKVERAVALACAQEHADKLVYTRADPSLSPDRATPIGVGCRLCQRAHCLARAAPPIGREINRDDYLDANEPFAVSVE